One window from the genome of Argonema galeatum A003/A1 encodes:
- a CDS encoding FkbM family methyltransferase, with translation MILQRVFQLLSRKNRAIRLGIEFPSAGRFKLPDTLLVNGSQKSVILPEETGVKVAFIDVILDDCYGLKNLSKPIHKVLDIGAHVGLFSLAARNMFPQAIIHAYEPNKYLEKYLKNQADAAGFEYFMEAVGLEAGKVTLDLHEDSVQTRSKVDELGDIPQVAFRQAIDRLGGSIDIVKLDCEGAEWQIFQDRDAWQSVQNLSMEYHLWPDRTHDQVREVVQNLGFKIKKQIPITDYGLLLASR, from the coding sequence ATGATTTTACAAAGAGTTTTTCAGTTATTAAGCCGTAAAAACAGAGCTATAAGATTAGGGATTGAATTCCCAAGTGCGGGAAGGTTTAAGCTACCGGATACTCTGCTTGTAAATGGTTCTCAAAAATCAGTGATATTGCCCGAAGAGACAGGAGTAAAAGTAGCATTCATAGACGTAATTCTTGATGATTGCTACGGATTGAAAAACTTATCCAAACCGATTCATAAAGTGTTAGATATTGGTGCCCATGTAGGCTTATTTAGTCTGGCCGCACGAAATATGTTCCCACAGGCAATTATTCATGCTTACGAGCCAAATAAGTATCTGGAAAAGTACCTCAAGAACCAAGCAGATGCGGCTGGCTTTGAATACTTTATGGAGGCAGTAGGACTAGAAGCAGGAAAGGTAACTCTCGACTTACACGAAGATTCAGTTCAGACACGCTCTAAAGTTGATGAATTGGGTGACATACCGCAGGTGGCTTTTCGTCAGGCAATCGATCGGCTGGGTGGTTCCATAGATATCGTTAAGCTAGACTGTGAAGGTGCAGAATGGCAAATTTTTCAAGATCGAGATGCGTGGCAGTCAGTTCAGAACCTTTCGATGGAATACCATCTCTGGCCCGATCGCACTCACGATCAGGTTCGGGAGGTTGTTCAGAATTTAGGCTTTAAGATTAAGAAGCAGATTCCAATTACGGATTACGGTTTGTTACTGGCATCTAGGTAG
- a CDS encoding NAD-dependent epimerase/dehydratase family protein, which translates to MSRKVLITGGAGFVGSSLGLGLAERYPDWKITALDNLKRRGSELNLPRLKQAGIEFIHGDVRNKEDLDPLALQPDLIIECSAEPSVLAGYTSPGYVLQTNLVGTINCLELARQTQANFIFLSTSRVYPIAHLNALKFSETETRFQLLDEQSLPGVSRQGIAEEFPLDGARSLYGATKLASELLIAEYADAYGIITLINRCGVLTGPWQMGKVDQGVFALWMAAHYFQRSLKYIGYGATGKQVRDFLHIADLLELIDIQIDRLEELKGKTFNVGGGCENTLSLYETTQLCQKITGHQITITPVAETRSGDVPIFITDAGKIRQTLEWAPKRNAETTLTDIYEWIHKYKDVVSNIFL; encoded by the coding sequence ATGAGTAGAAAAGTTTTAATTACAGGAGGAGCGGGTTTTGTAGGAAGCTCTTTGGGACTGGGGTTAGCCGAACGCTATCCTGACTGGAAAATTACTGCTTTAGATAACTTAAAGCGCCGGGGATCAGAGTTAAATTTGCCAAGATTGAAGCAGGCAGGAATTGAATTTATTCATGGTGATGTACGGAATAAAGAAGACCTCGATCCGTTAGCACTGCAACCAGATTTAATCATAGAATGTTCTGCCGAACCATCAGTTTTAGCTGGATATACCTCTCCTGGTTATGTACTGCAAACAAATTTGGTAGGAACTATTAACTGTCTAGAATTAGCTCGACAGACTCAGGCCAATTTTATCTTTCTGTCCACAAGTCGGGTCTATCCGATCGCTCATCTCAACGCTTTGAAATTTAGCGAAACTGAAACGCGCTTTCAACTTTTGGATGAGCAGTCTTTGCCCGGTGTGTCACGTCAGGGGATTGCAGAGGAATTTCCGCTAGATGGAGCGCGATCGCTTTATGGCGCGACTAAGTTGGCATCAGAATTACTTATCGCTGAATATGCCGATGCTTATGGTATAATTACATTGATTAATCGCTGTGGCGTGCTGACTGGCCCTTGGCAAATGGGTAAGGTGGATCAAGGTGTATTTGCTTTATGGATGGCTGCTCATTACTTTCAGCGATCGCTCAAATATATCGGTTATGGAGCAACAGGCAAACAAGTAAGAGATTTCCTACATATTGCAGATTTGTTAGAATTGATCGATATCCAAATTGATAGGCTAGAAGAATTGAAAGGAAAAACTTTTAATGTAGGTGGCGGTTGCGAAAATACACTTTCCCTGTATGAAACAACTCAGCTTTGCCAAAAGATTACCGGACATCAGATTACAATTACTCCAGTAGCGGAAACTCGATCGGGCGATGTGCCAATTTTTATTACGGATGCTGGTAAAATTAGACAAACTCTTGAATGGGCACCAAAAAGAAATGCTGAGACTACCTTGACTGATATTTATGAATGGATTCATAAATATAAGGATGTAGTTAGTAATATCTTTTTGTAG
- a CDS encoding glycosyltransferase, with the protein MLSKLFRNRVFKFIIGGGVAAAFNLLLIFALIELRGFDTPVLRNVANIVSIELSLVLSFFIYRIWVWPGGDWTVEKVLLRQLPLYHISAGAAIIARIFILFPILDKLGVNYAINTIVGVLVSASLNYLITDKLVFNTQVKNKKYQSNPETSPGLYYPEGLGPGLENTSGLPRQYAGEIGRAQLTNDGKLDILSVVIPAHNEEGCIVQTLESICQLLAEKSIPYEILVVNDNSSDRTEELLQKINYENSKVRYINNYYPNGFGFAVRCGLENFQGEVVAIVMADSSDDPEDLVDYYYKLQEGYDCVFGSRFIKGGKVIDYPIHKLVVNRLANLFIQVLFGLKYNDTTNAFKIYRREVIEGVNPILSHHFNLTVEIPLKAIIRGYSYTTVPIIWRNRKKGISKLKIKEMGSRYLFIVLYIFLEKMLSRGDYVRKYSQPPVRSQMR; encoded by the coding sequence ATGTTATCAAAGCTATTTCGGAATCGGGTATTCAAATTTATTATCGGTGGAGGCGTAGCAGCAGCATTTAACTTGTTGCTCATATTTGCTCTAATCGAGCTCCGGGGATTTGATACTCCTGTTTTACGAAATGTAGCGAATATAGTGTCAATTGAACTATCATTGGTGTTAAGTTTTTTCATCTACCGAATTTGGGTTTGGCCTGGTGGTGATTGGACAGTTGAAAAAGTTTTATTACGGCAGCTACCCCTATACCATATATCAGCCGGAGCAGCAATCATAGCTCGAATTTTTATTCTATTTCCTATCCTAGATAAGCTGGGGGTAAATTATGCAATTAATACTATTGTGGGGGTACTGGTAAGCGCAAGTCTCAATTATTTGATTACCGATAAACTGGTGTTTAATACGCAGGTTAAAAACAAAAAATACCAGAGTAATCCAGAAACATCGCCTGGACTTTATTACCCAGAGGGATTAGGGCCTGGTTTGGAAAATACTTCTGGTTTGCCAAGACAATATGCGGGAGAGATAGGACGAGCGCAATTAACAAATGATGGAAAATTAGATATTCTCTCTGTAGTAATTCCCGCACACAACGAAGAAGGTTGTATCGTACAGACCCTTGAGTCTATTTGTCAGTTGCTAGCAGAAAAAAGTATTCCTTACGAAATCCTGGTAGTCAATGATAATAGTAGCGATCGCACCGAAGAACTATTACAAAAAATAAATTATGAAAACAGTAAAGTGCGTTATATTAACAACTATTATCCCAATGGCTTTGGCTTTGCCGTGCGCTGCGGCTTAGAAAATTTTCAAGGAGAGGTCGTGGCAATTGTTATGGCAGATAGTTCTGACGATCCAGAAGATCTAGTGGATTACTATTACAAGCTGCAAGAAGGCTATGATTGCGTGTTTGGTTCCCGGTTTATTAAAGGTGGAAAAGTAATTGACTACCCAATTCATAAGTTAGTAGTGAATCGCCTAGCAAACCTATTTATTCAGGTATTATTTGGTTTAAAATATAACGATACAACCAATGCTTTTAAAATATACCGTCGAGAAGTGATAGAGGGTGTGAATCCTATTTTATCTCATCACTTCAATTTAACGGTTGAAATACCTTTAAAAGCAATAATTAGGGGTTATTCTTATACAACAGTTCCAATTATATGGCGCAATCGAAAAAAGGGAATTTCTAAGTTGAAGATTAAAGAAATGGGGAGCCGTTACTTGTTCATCGTCCTCTATATCTTTTTGGAAAAAATGCTTTCTAGAGGAGACTATGTAAGGAAGTATTCTCAGCCACCAGTCAGGAGTCAAATGCGATGA
- a CDS encoding NAD-dependent epimerase/dehydratase family protein: protein MSIIIVTGSAGLIGSESVRFFCEKGYRVVGIDNNMRETFFGKAASTEWNRDRLLEDYGEKYIHHAIDIRDREAIAHVFNTYGKDISLIIHTAAQPSHDWAASDPHTDFTVNANGTLVLLENTRLICPEAVFIFCSTNKVYGDTPNYLPLNEQELRWEIDETHPYNKGIDEKMSIDQTKHSLFGVSKVAADILVQEYGRYFGMRTASFRGGCLTGPSHSGAELHGFLSYLMKCTMTGTPYNVYGYKGKQVRDNIHSYDLVNAFYHFYQNPRVAEVYNIGGGRFSNCSMLEAIQECEAIADKKLKWEYQESNRIGDHIWWISNIEKFKSHYPEWNLTYGITDILKEIFTHNVGRWV from the coding sequence ATGAGCATTATTATTGTGACAGGTTCTGCTGGACTAATAGGTTCCGAATCAGTACGTTTCTTTTGCGAGAAAGGTTATAGAGTTGTGGGCATAGACAACAATATGAGAGAGACTTTTTTCGGCAAAGCTGCTTCCACAGAATGGAACCGCGATCGCTTATTAGAAGATTATGGAGAAAAGTATATCCATCATGCAATTGATATTCGTGATCGGGAAGCTATAGCTCACGTATTTAACACCTACGGTAAAGATATTAGCCTGATTATTCATACTGCTGCTCAACCTTCCCACGACTGGGCCGCTAGCGATCCTCACACCGACTTTACAGTCAACGCTAATGGCACTCTGGTATTATTAGAAAATACTCGCCTAATTTGCCCGGAGGCTGTATTTATTTTTTGCTCAACCAACAAAGTTTATGGAGATACCCCAAATTATTTACCATTGAATGAACAAGAATTGAGATGGGAGATTGATGAAACCCACCCTTATAACAAGGGTATTGACGAAAAAATGAGTATAGACCAAACCAAACACTCTTTGTTTGGGGTTTCTAAAGTCGCCGCTGATATATTGGTTCAGGAGTATGGTCGTTATTTTGGTATGAGAACCGCTAGTTTTCGGGGCGGTTGCTTAACTGGGCCAAGTCACTCCGGGGCTGAATTACACGGGTTTCTTTCTTATTTAATGAAATGTACAATGACTGGAACACCTTACAATGTTTACGGTTATAAAGGGAAACAAGTTCGGGATAATATTCACAGCTACGATCTAGTCAACGCCTTCTACCATTTTTACCAAAATCCCCGTGTAGCAGAAGTTTACAACATCGGTGGCGGCAGGTTTAGTAACTGTTCTATGTTAGAAGCAATTCAAGAGTGTGAAGCAATTGCGGACAAAAAGCTTAAGTGGGAATATCAAGAATCAAATCGAATAGGAGATCACATCTGGTGGATAAGTAATATCGAAAAATTCAAAAGTCACTATCCAGAGTGGAATCTAACTTATGGAATCACAGATATTTTGAAAGAGATTTTTACCCACAATGTCGGTCGATGGGTTTAG
- a CDS encoding glycosyltransferase family 9 protein: MSLKRRVIDIFIWLLSRMVNQQNNKPEKPNSILVLRNNDLGDLLVITPLFEALRRCFPDAYIVAGVGQWNVEILKLNPYISEILPINAPWHNKFIPNQSLSNALNYITFSSESEELANRRFDIGIDVLGSYFGSLLMMRAGIPYRLGVRGYAGGHTAVQQYVEYNEYEQVGRSSLRFADLLGATEFPECRPQIFLSPSEREAGEHRWAQKGEGANQQKRIVIGPGGGFVEKCWPLENYADLVKMLTAIGNLEVIIVGGKQDREAGRQLAAISSLVQNLAGDLTIRETFALVAAADLAICNSSMLMHAAAAFSIPTVVLLGDCFTSAKLHTAQWGYEGICHIFGKEGERQEIYTPTEVMSIVCKLLEI; encoded by the coding sequence ATGTCATTAAAACGAAGGGTAATAGATATTTTTATCTGGTTATTAAGTCGGATGGTGAATCAGCAAAATAATAAACCAGAAAAACCTAATTCAATCTTGGTTTTGCGAAATAATGACCTTGGCGATCTTTTAGTAATCACACCACTTTTTGAGGCATTAAGACGGTGTTTTCCTGATGCTTATATTGTGGCTGGTGTCGGTCAGTGGAATGTCGAAATTCTCAAGTTAAATCCTTATATTTCAGAAATATTGCCAATTAACGCCCCCTGGCATAACAAGTTTATTCCTAATCAAAGCTTATCGAATGCGCTCAACTACATAACTTTTTCTTCGGAGAGTGAAGAATTAGCCAACCGCCGCTTTGATATAGGAATTGATGTTTTAGGCAGCTATTTTGGTTCCCTGTTAATGATGCGGGCGGGCATCCCCTATCGCTTGGGCGTTCGGGGATATGCAGGTGGACATACGGCAGTGCAACAGTACGTTGAGTATAACGAGTACGAACAGGTTGGTCGTTCATCTCTCCGGTTTGCCGATCTTTTAGGGGCCACTGAATTCCCCGAATGCAGACCGCAGATATTCTTGAGTCCAAGTGAGCGCGAGGCGGGTGAGCATCGGTGGGCACAGAAAGGTGAGGGAGCAAATCAACAAAAGCGCATTGTTATCGGGCCAGGAGGAGGTTTTGTTGAGAAGTGCTGGCCATTGGAAAATTACGCAGATCTAGTTAAAATGCTGACTGCGATCGGCAATCTGGAGGTTATTATTGTTGGAGGCAAGCAAGATCGCGAGGCCGGAAGACAATTAGCGGCAATTTCCAGCTTAGTGCAAAATTTGGCGGGAGATTTGACAATAAGAGAAACTTTCGCGCTGGTAGCTGCTGCTGATTTGGCAATCTGTAACTCTAGTATGTTAATGCACGCCGCTGCTGCCTTCTCTATACCTACGGTTGTTTTACTTGGAGACTGTTTTACTTCAGCTAAACTACATACTGCTCAGTGGGGTTATGAGGGGATATGTCATATATTTGGTAAGGAGGGAGAGCGACAGGAAATTTATACGCCGACCGAGGTGATGTCAATTGTTTGTAAGTTGTTAGAAATTTAA
- a CDS encoding FkbM family methyltransferase yields the protein MNIGSIVTSLPPFLRRHKLIQLLLIIWPNSRVQLIHFNDSARIFADLGEPWPRQTLITGICEPEFFTIAAKFLSKGGIFFDVGANTGALSFGLMADFGYPNVEYHLFEANSKISQLLIQSRRLYPEEKIWINNFCVTAKSGFSKLNVDLNNSPVSFISPTGNTLVENLILDEYISERNITKINFLKMDIEGHEPFAINGLMNSLKKGIVEAIYIELSSKSLFHSGFCAKDVFNLLKEGGFHLFFVKRADFESGIASKSRIFTLNVYGSPLTVAEVEIENFPNEYQTDILAIHEKAHLDV from the coding sequence ATGAATATTGGTTCGATAGTTACATCTCTGCCACCCTTTTTGAGACGTCATAAGCTAATTCAGCTTCTACTTATTATTTGGCCTAACTCGCGTGTCCAGTTAATTCATTTTAATGATTCTGCCAGAATATTTGCAGATCTTGGCGAACCGTGGCCTCGACAAACTCTGATTACAGGGATTTGCGAACCAGAATTTTTTACGATCGCTGCAAAATTTTTATCCAAAGGCGGCATTTTCTTCGATGTTGGTGCAAACACTGGGGCTTTAAGTTTTGGCCTAATGGCAGATTTTGGATATCCAAATGTAGAATATCATCTTTTTGAAGCAAATAGTAAAATTTCCCAACTACTCATTCAGTCAAGAAGATTATATCCAGAAGAAAAGATTTGGATTAATAATTTTTGCGTGACAGCTAAGTCGGGATTTTCAAAGCTAAATGTCGATCTCAATAATAGCCCAGTATCTTTTATTTCACCCACAGGTAATACTCTTGTTGAAAACTTAATCTTAGATGAGTATATTTCTGAGAGAAATATTACAAAAATTAATTTTTTAAAAATGGATATAGAGGGTCATGAGCCTTTTGCTATTAACGGGTTAATGAATAGTCTAAAAAAAGGTATAGTAGAAGCTATTTATATAGAATTATCATCAAAAAGTCTTTTTCATTCTGGCTTTTGTGCAAAGGATGTTTTTAATTTATTAAAAGAAGGAGGGTTTCACCTGTTTTTCGTTAAGCGTGCTGATTTTGAATCTGGCATTGCCTCTAAAAGTAGAATTTTCACATTGAATGTATACGGTTCTCCACTTACTGTCGCTGAGGTTGAAATAGAAAATTTTCCTAATGAGTACCAGACAGACATTCTAGCAATTCACGAAAAAGCCCATTTAGATGTTTAA
- a CDS encoding glycosyltransferase family 2 protein translates to MLTNSAEVRLSVALVTRNRPESLERCLKSLRSQSVQPFEVVISDDSDPEIAPKIEALAKYWDCRYINGPRRGLYANRNHTAIACKGTHIRTMDDDHELPDGHMEQCMKAVWSDRKSIWTTGEIGFINGEYCGTSQTATQLYPSGVAGSVTDVDDNWAISDGSTIYPKEIFDRGHRMVEWFPFGSSYLEFGAYLYYHAFRSRCIPGAFVKHYADEITLKRQDNISVIKSQLYASLCFNLYFKPNPALAARYSFSAIRYSQYNQKLIWDLPKLIAKAKKRWRATL, encoded by the coding sequence ATGCTGACAAATTCTGCTGAAGTTCGCTTAAGTGTGGCTTTGGTGACGCGAAATCGACCAGAGAGTTTGGAGCGTTGTTTGAAGAGTTTGCGATCGCAAAGCGTTCAACCTTTTGAAGTAGTCATATCCGATGATTCCGATCCAGAAATAGCACCCAAAATAGAAGCCTTGGCAAAGTATTGGGACTGCCGCTATATAAATGGCCCCCGGCGCGGCCTCTACGCCAATCGAAATCATACTGCCATAGCTTGCAAAGGCACGCATATTCGCACGATGGATGACGATCACGAACTTCCCGACGGACATATGGAGCAGTGCATGAAAGCTGTTTGGTCCGATCGCAAATCCATCTGGACAACTGGAGAAATAGGCTTTATCAATGGTGAGTATTGTGGAACTTCTCAAACAGCAACCCAATTATATCCATCTGGAGTGGCTGGTTCAGTGACAGATGTTGATGATAACTGGGCGATCTCCGATGGCTCCACAATTTATCCCAAAGAAATTTTTGACCGTGGTCACAGAATGGTGGAATGGTTTCCGTTCGGATCTAGCTACTTAGAGTTTGGAGCCTATCTGTACTACCACGCTTTTCGCAGTCGTTGCATACCAGGTGCATTCGTTAAACATTATGCTGATGAAATTACTCTAAAACGACAAGATAATATTAGTGTAATTAAAAGTCAACTTTATGCCAGCCTTTGTTTCAATCTTTACTTTAAGCCTAATCCTGCACTTGCAGCCCGGTATAGTTTTTCAGCTATACGCTATTCCCAGTATAATCAAAAATTGATATGGGATTTGCCTAAGCTTATAGCAAAAGCTAAAAAACGCTGGCGAGCGACGTTATGA
- a CDS encoding glycosyltransferase family 4 protein, with protein MSQLTKKAIKVLSLNHYIMGHSTYQNILEKSFRDRIPEVEFHSLHLTDYFKGDFLGRLVYWLLSKQLPGSDKIDYDFHRFRTELANSFFARRCLERALKNYQPDVLHVHTQGIAYLAAPLFKQIPSVVSLDYTAALLVKEHPYPASITYKPIVEVERKCFGAAAHIITWSDRSRRSVIDDYGISPTKVTNIHPGVPLELFAGIIPRDPQSKPRLLFVGNDFVRKGGEDLLAVFLDNLSDICELDIVTNAAVNLRRIHNVRIHRGVRAFSPEILKLYAAADIFVMPTHEEVYGIVFTEAMAAGLPCIGTTVMTVPELVQNGVNGFTVKAGDRAALREALLKLINDRDLRLSMGQAGREIAKKQFDAVSNCKQIAVIFSNILC; from the coding sequence ATGTCTCAGCTTACTAAAAAAGCAATTAAAGTTTTAAGCCTCAATCATTATATAATGGGGCACTCTACTTATCAAAACATATTAGAGAAAAGTTTTCGGGATCGTATTCCAGAAGTTGAATTCCATTCATTGCATTTAACTGATTACTTCAAGGGAGATTTTCTGGGTAGATTGGTATACTGGCTGCTCAGCAAACAGCTACCAGGGTCTGATAAAATTGATTATGACTTTCACAGATTTCGTACTGAGTTAGCTAACTCATTCTTCGCACGTCGCTGTTTAGAACGCGCTTTAAAAAATTATCAGCCTGATGTTCTTCACGTTCATACTCAAGGAATTGCCTACCTTGCTGCCCCCCTATTTAAACAGATTCCCTCAGTAGTTTCACTTGACTATACCGCAGCTTTATTGGTAAAAGAGCATCCTTATCCAGCTAGCATTACATATAAACCGATCGTAGAAGTGGAGCGTAAATGTTTTGGAGCAGCTGCACATATTATCACCTGGTCAGACCGATCGCGACGCTCTGTAATTGATGATTACGGTATTTCACCGACAAAGGTTACTAATATTCACCCTGGTGTGCCTTTAGAGCTTTTCGCTGGCATAATCCCAAGAGATCCCCAGAGTAAGCCTCGCCTGCTATTTGTCGGCAATGACTTTGTACGCAAAGGCGGGGAGGATCTGCTAGCAGTCTTTTTGGACAATCTCAGCGATATCTGCGAGCTTGACATTGTTACTAATGCCGCTGTAAACTTACGTAGAATACATAATGTGAGAATCCATCGAGGTGTGCGTGCATTTTCTCCAGAAATTCTCAAACTCTATGCAGCAGCAGATATATTTGTAATGCCTACTCACGAGGAAGTTTATGGAATAGTATTCACAGAAGCGATGGCAGCGGGTTTGCCCTGTATTGGCACTACAGTTATGACTGTTCCAGAATTAGTGCAAAATGGGGTGAATGGGTTTACAGTGAAAGCAGGCGATCGGGCAGCTTTGCGAGAAGCGCTCCTTAAGTTGATTAACGATCGTGACTTAAGATTATCAATGGGTCAAGCTGGCAGAGAAATTGCCAAAAAACAATTTGATGCTGTCTCAAACTGTAAACAAATTGCAGTAATCTTTTCAAACATCTTATGCTGA
- a CDS encoding CHASE2 domain-containing protein, with product MWSKLRQQIWEWRGVLITAPTVAGLTIALRFAGLFQVAEWSAYDQLFRLPPQEMADERIVIVGISETDLQTLKQWPIHDDVLTNLLNKIKEQQPVAIGLDIYRDLPVEPGHQQLVDLYKSTPNLIAIKKMVGGAGGPAVQPPPELEAPGQVSANDIPLDTDSKIRRHFLYISQGDETIESLGLRLAYIYLQTKGITPKAAAVNQDYLQLGKAVFVPFEANDGGYVRTDARGYQLLLNFRGPAGTFKIVSIMDVLENRIPSDLMRDRIVLIGSTAESLNDLLYTPYSSSLLGIPKRTSGVEVHANLTSTILSAALDDRPLIKTWPEWLEWLWILSGSTVGAIFSWQGRYKKGVAKFSPRRTAGMFSVVGGIFVVGYLAFLKGWWIPVVPPVLAMAGSAIVITSYIARTAGEIRQTFSRYLTDEVVASLLESPEGLRLGGERRKITILMSDLRGFSAVSERLPPETVVSMLNIYLGAMADEIVKYQGTIDEFIGDAILVLFGAPTKREDDAERAVACAIAMQLAMDEVNQKNERLGLPKIEMGIGINTGEVVVGNIGSDKRAKYGVVGSHVNLTARIESYTLGGEIMISEATLKDVGDILQIDGDFPAQPKGFNEPITIHELGGIGGKYNLRLPKQEDLLVKLKEELPVEYGVLKGKHLDGNTCKGSLVKLSIKGAELRSDNMLKPREDNIKINLLMGTDETPVSGDIYGKVLRKIKEGDGNYYIVFTNIAPEVAGLLNQIYHENVSAY from the coding sequence ATGTGGTCAAAGCTAAGACAGCAAATTTGGGAATGGCGCGGGGTATTAATTACAGCTCCTACCGTAGCTGGATTAACGATCGCTTTGCGCTTTGCAGGATTGTTCCAGGTAGCGGAATGGTCAGCTTACGACCAGTTGTTTCGCCTACCTCCCCAGGAAATGGCCGACGAACGCATTGTTATTGTCGGAATTAGCGAGACAGACCTGCAAACATTAAAGCAGTGGCCGATTCACGATGATGTCTTGACTAACTTACTAAATAAAATCAAAGAACAGCAGCCTGTAGCAATTGGTTTGGATATCTATCGCGATTTGCCTGTAGAACCCGGACATCAGCAATTGGTAGATCTGTATAAGAGTACACCTAACTTGATTGCCATCAAGAAAATGGTTGGAGGTGCGGGTGGCCCTGCGGTGCAGCCACCACCAGAACTAGAAGCGCCGGGTCAAGTAAGCGCCAACGACATACCATTGGATACAGATAGCAAGATTCGTCGGCATTTTCTGTATATCTCACAAGGTGATGAAACAATAGAAAGTCTGGGACTGAGACTGGCTTATATTTATCTACAAACAAAAGGCATTACACCTAAAGCCGCTGCTGTCAATCAAGATTATTTGCAATTGGGTAAAGCCGTGTTTGTTCCTTTTGAGGCCAATGATGGCGGCTATGTACGCACTGATGCCAGAGGCTACCAGTTGTTGTTGAACTTTCGCGGGCCAGCGGGAACCTTTAAGATCGTGTCGATAATGGATGTATTGGAGAATCGCATACCGTCAGACTTGATGCGCGATCGGATCGTCTTGATCGGTTCAACGGCAGAGAGTCTTAACGATCTGTTATACACTCCTTACAGTAGCAGTCTGCTCGGCATACCCAAACGCACTTCTGGCGTAGAAGTCCATGCCAATTTAACCAGTACGATCTTGAGTGCAGCACTAGACGATCGACCCTTAATCAAAACTTGGCCTGAGTGGTTGGAGTGGTTGTGGATTTTAAGCGGTTCCACCGTCGGCGCTATTTTTAGTTGGCAAGGGCGATACAAAAAAGGTGTTGCCAAGTTCTCGCCCCGGAGAACAGCTGGTATGTTTTCAGTTGTGGGAGGTATCTTTGTAGTCGGCTACCTCGCATTTCTAAAAGGTTGGTGGATTCCTGTGGTTCCACCAGTATTAGCAATGGCCGGATCTGCGATCGTCATCACCAGTTACATAGCCCGTACAGCAGGAGAAATTCGTCAAACCTTTAGTCGGTATCTCACCGATGAAGTAGTAGCCAGTCTGCTGGAATCACCCGAAGGATTGAGGTTGGGCGGAGAGAGGCGTAAGATAACTATCCTGATGTCAGATTTAAGAGGCTTTTCAGCCGTATCAGAACGATTGCCACCAGAAACAGTAGTTTCCATGTTAAATATCTATCTGGGGGCAATGGCCGATGAAATCGTGAAATACCAGGGAACCATTGACGAATTTATCGGCGATGCGATTTTAGTTCTCTTTGGTGCCCCAACTAAAAGAGAAGATGATGCCGAAAGGGCAGTAGCTTGTGCCATAGCCATGCAGCTAGCAATGGACGAAGTTAACCAAAAAAACGAACGTTTGGGCTTACCCAAAATAGAAATGGGCATTGGTATCAACACAGGCGAAGTAGTGGTAGGAAATATTGGCTCGGACAAACGCGCAAAATATGGTGTAGTTGGCAGTCACGTCAACCTAACAGCCCGCATCGAGTCCTATACGCTGGGTGGCGAAATCATGATTTCCGAAGCTACCCTCAAAGATGTAGGCGACATCCTACAAATAGATGGGGATTTCCCGGCACAACCAAAAGGCTTTAACGAGCCTATCACCATCCATGAACTAGGGGGAATTGGTGGCAAGTACAACCTCAGATTGCCCAAACAAGAAGATTTACTTGTTAAACTAAAAGAGGAATTACCAGTAGAGTACGGCGTTCTGAAAGGTAAACATCTTGATGGCAATACGTGCAAGGGAAGCTTAGTCAAGCTGTCAATAAAGGGTGCAGAACTACGTTCAGATAATATGCTCAAGCCACGAGAAGATAATATCAAAATAAACTTATTAATGGGAACCGACGAAACACCAGTTAGCGGAGATATCTATGGGAAAGTTTTGAGAAAAATAAAAGAAGGGGATGGCAATTATTACATCGTGTTTACCAACATTGCACCGGAGGTGGCCGGATTGCTTAACCAAATTTATCACGAAAATGTCTCAGCTTACTAA